A genome region from Candidatus Methylomirabilis sp. includes the following:
- the cysS gene encoding cysteine--tRNA ligase — translation MALAIYNTLRQKKELFEPFVPGEVRMYACGPTVYDRAHIGHARAALTFDVIWRYLELRGYKVLYVRNYTDVDDKIIQRAAELGQPRESLVEEQIEAYRQDMRALGLRTPSEEPRATQHIREMIEIIQALMVKGVAYSVDGDVYFEVRRAPDYGKLSHRGLDELRAGARVEVDPRKRDPLDFALWKASRPGEPAWESPWGPGRPGWHIECSAMSMKYLGETFDIHGGGADLIFPHHENEIAQSEYATGKPFARYWLHNGFVNIRAEKMSKSLGNVLTVRELLDRTSPCALKLFLLGTHYRAPVDFSDDALNSAKAAAARFHTVLDEVQRSRDTQSPRTDLSRIDPLPLSDQIREAEQEFTDAMDDDLNTPRALAALFNLTRGINVALRDADGAPKQSLAHALSKAGDTLWKLGSVLGGLFEGLREKVERINSTPGTDALAVGSSVPVLRISGDNYSKARDAVELAIVSRQSLPVDAIKTIVEYRMQCRETKDWETADAIRAWLADLGVVVDDTAHGARWRVEGRKPLKTQAP, via the coding sequence AAAAAAGAGCTGTTTGAACCGTTCGTACCGGGTGAGGTCCGGATGTACGCCTGTGGACCGACCGTGTATGATCGCGCCCACATCGGCCACGCGCGCGCCGCCCTGACCTTCGACGTGATCTGGCGCTACCTGGAGCTCCGAGGGTACAAGGTCCTCTACGTACGGAATTATACGGATGTGGACGATAAGATTATCCAACGGGCGGCGGAGCTGGGACAGCCGCGAGAATCACTGGTGGAGGAGCAGATCGAGGCCTATCGCCAGGATATGCGGGCTTTGGGGCTCAGAACGCCATCGGAGGAGCCTCGGGCTACGCAACATATCCGGGAGATGATTGAGATCATCCAGGCCTTAATGGTCAAGGGGGTCGCGTATTCCGTGGATGGCGATGTGTATTTCGAGGTCAGGCGAGCGCCTGACTATGGGAAGCTTTCTCATCGAGGTCTCGACGAGTTGCGGGCGGGGGCGAGGGTTGAGGTAGATCCGCGGAAGCGCGATCCCCTCGATTTTGCCTTGTGGAAGGCATCGCGGCCTGGGGAGCCCGCGTGGGAGAGCCCGTGGGGTCCAGGCAGGCCAGGTTGGCATATCGAGTGCTCGGCCATGTCGATGAAATACCTTGGAGAGACCTTTGACATTCACGGTGGGGGGGCTGATCTGATCTTTCCCCATCATGAGAACGAGATTGCGCAGTCGGAGTACGCGACCGGTAAGCCGTTTGCGCGCTACTGGCTCCATAACGGGTTCGTCAACATCCGCGCCGAAAAGATGTCGAAGTCGCTGGGCAATGTCCTGACCGTCCGGGAGCTCCTCGATCGCACCAGCCCTTGTGCGCTCAAGCTGTTCCTGCTCGGAACCCACTATCGGGCGCCCGTAGATTTTTCAGACGATGCGCTGAACAGCGCCAAGGCTGCAGCGGCTCGATTCCATACTGTACTAGATGAGGTGCAGCGTTCCCGAGATACCCAGAGTCCAAGGACTGACCTTTCCCGCATTGATCCCCTCCCTCTTTCGGATCAGATTCGTGAGGCGGAGCAAGAGTTCACGGATGCGATGGATGATGATTTGAATACGCCACGTGCGCTGGCCGCATTGTTTAATCTGACCAGGGGGATAAACGTTGCCCTGAGAGATGCTGATGGTGCGCCGAAGCAATCTCTCGCGCACGCTCTGAGCAAGGCGGGAGACACGTTATGGAAGCTGGGATCGGTGTTGGGCGGCTTATTTGAGGGCCTACGGGAAAAAGTCGAGCGGATCAATAGCACTCCAGGTACTGATGCTTTGGCTGTCGGATCGTCGGTCCCGGTTCTCAGAATATCGGGGGACAATTACTCTAAAGCTCGAGATGCTGTCGAGTTGGCGATTGTATCAAGACAATCTCTGCCGGTGGACGCGATTAAGACTATAGTAGAATATCGCATGCAATGCCGAGAGACGAAGGACTGGGAGACTGCCG